The following coding sequences lie in one Treponema sp. OMZ 790 genomic window:
- a CDS encoding xanthine dehydrogenase family protein molybdopterin-binding subunit, producing the protein MDKTFVSDLEFENQEWARLIRASDVDAKIIDIEVPELPEGFLFFSAKDIAGKNSVRFLKTEIPVFADEKIEYAGQAVGILTGPDKKKLLELSAFFKIKTQGLSRPKAQFTFEEEEKNYFDYPIISRESLGSGNAEEVFEKNSQVVYSTFSFKQRYHYHAETACVKTNWADDRLEIHLATQWPYQVLNSVCEVLNVSKEKINVVSHAEAESLDGRIWFPSLLAAQAAAASFLTKKNIVIEFSRQEDFLYTPKTPIVLIQHKTAVSETGKIIAMDVSIIVDAGSFNPFITQMLKQMVVTAAGIYHLPVYMISAVAIKTERGLTGLFSGWGDSYVTSALEKHINEIVEQLDLCPIQFRLQNNLKLGQKTITGIKKEENFIFENILKAVCNTSDFYRKFYAYRLMNKGRKNRYDGNWRGIGIAVGCQYNGLNILVKSGMNYSAEITLTKDDKVLVKVEPTSEGLKRILKKQIAKELEVEENQIIFFGTSTDEMNAAGAATASCGISILPDLIAKCCTGVKNQRFRKPLPITVSRTYKLSRSKDWDNETLTGHPFISETPGACVIELELDPSTYQIDIRGIWFACDPGKIYSKKMVHRNIHKSIANAVSNISIEEIREKNLLPSNYKIIKTGEIPPIRDFILDSELKTRGLGELAEGLVPAAYISALNQIMLNHKRIDFLPVFTEDIFNAVTKSEVVDED; encoded by the coding sequence ATGGATAAAACTTTTGTTTCAGATTTGGAATTTGAAAATCAGGAATGGGCTCGTCTTATCAGAGCTTCCGATGTAGATGCTAAAATTATCGATATAGAAGTTCCGGAACTTCCCGAAGGTTTTTTATTTTTTTCTGCGAAGGATATTGCAGGAAAAAATTCGGTACGTTTTTTAAAAACCGAAATACCTGTATTTGCAGACGAAAAAATTGAATACGCAGGTCAGGCTGTGGGTATTTTGACGGGGCCCGATAAAAAAAAGCTTTTAGAACTTTCGGCTTTTTTTAAAATAAAAACTCAAGGCCTTTCGCGTCCTAAAGCTCAATTTACTTTTGAAGAAGAAGAAAAAAATTATTTTGATTATCCCATAATTTCCAGAGAAAGTTTAGGTTCAGGAAATGCTGAAGAAGTTTTTGAAAAAAACTCACAGGTGGTGTACTCTACTTTTTCTTTTAAACAAAGATATCATTATCATGCTGAAACAGCTTGCGTTAAAACAAACTGGGCTGATGATCGGCTTGAAATTCATCTTGCAACTCAATGGCCCTATCAGGTATTGAATTCGGTTTGTGAGGTGCTGAATGTATCGAAAGAAAAAATAAATGTCGTATCTCATGCAGAAGCAGAATCGCTTGATGGAAGAATTTGGTTTCCGTCTTTACTTGCTGCTCAAGCTGCTGCAGCATCGTTTTTGACCAAAAAAAATATAGTGATAGAATTTTCACGGCAAGAAGATTTTTTATATACGCCAAAAACACCGATTGTTTTGATTCAACATAAGACTGCAGTTTCCGAAACGGGAAAAATTATTGCAATGGATGTTTCAATAATTGTAGATGCAGGTTCTTTTAATCCTTTTATAACTCAAATGCTTAAACAGATGGTTGTAACTGCAGCAGGTATTTATCATCTTCCGGTTTATATGATTAGTGCAGTTGCAATAAAAACCGAACGCGGATTAACGGGTTTGTTTTCCGGATGGGGAGATTCTTATGTAACTTCTGCTTTAGAAAAACATATAAACGAAATTGTAGAACAGTTAGACTTATGTCCGATTCAGTTTAGACTTCAAAATAATTTAAAACTTGGGCAAAAAACAATTACAGGAATAAAAAAAGAAGAAAATTTTATTTTTGAAAATATATTAAAAGCGGTTTGCAATACCAGTGATTTTTATAGAAAATTTTATGCTTATAGATTGATGAATAAAGGAAGAAAAAACCGCTATGACGGAAACTGGCGCGGAATTGGAATTGCGGTAGGCTGCCAATATAACGGACTGAATATTCTTGTAAAATCAGGGATGAATTATAGTGCAGAAATAACGTTAACAAAGGATGATAAGGTATTGGTAAAAGTTGAACCTACTTCCGAAGGTTTAAAACGTATTTTAAAAAAACAAATTGCAAAAGAACTTGAGGTTGAAGAAAATCAAATTATTTTTTTCGGAACCTCAACGGATGAAATGAATGCTGCAGGTGCTGCAACAGCTTCTTGCGGAATTAGTATTTTACCCGATTTAATTGCAAAATGTTGTACGGGAGTAAAAAATCAACGTTTTAGAAAACCCCTTCCGATTACGGTAAGCCGAACTTATAAACTTTCCCGCTCAAAAGATTGGGATAACGAAACCTTAACAGGTCATCCCTTTATTTCCGAAACTCCCGGTGCTTGTGTTATTGAGTTAGAACTTGATCCGAGTACTTATCAAATTGATATAAGAGGTATTTGGTTTGCCTGCGATCCCGGAAAAATATATTCTAAAAAAATGGTACACAGAAATATTCATAAGAGTATTGCAAATGCAGTTTCAAATATTTCTATAGAAGAGATTAGAGAAAAAAATCTTCTTCCTTCCAATTATAAAATAATCAAAACCGGCGAAATACCTCCGATAAGAGATTTTATTTTGGACAGCGAATTAAAAACCCGAGGCTTGGGAGAGTTGGCTGAAGGATTGGTTCCGGCGGCCTATATTTCTGCGTTAAATCAGATTATGCTGAATCATAAGAGGATAGACTTTTTGCCTGTATTCACGGAAGATATTTTTAATGCCGTTACAAAGAGTGAGGTCGTAGATGAAGATTAG
- a CDS encoding (2Fe-2S)-binding protein codes for MKISFNLNKTAVQIEAPANERLLSVLRREFNLLSLKSSCLSGQCGSCTVLMNDKPVPACFIPVFKVEGKNIITLEYFKTTEDYKIISTGFDQAGVEMCGFCDAGKIFFTYAILNSNIDIDAADAESIIRKYYSSTMCRCTSFEDLFSAIEKIAKNQRRK; via the coding sequence ATGAAGATTAGTTTTAATTTAAATAAAACGGCAGTTCAAATTGAAGCTCCTGCAAATGAACGCCTTTTGTCCGTATTAAGGAGAGAGTTTAATCTTTTAAGTTTAAAAAGTTCATGTTTAAGCGGGCAGTGCGGCTCTTGTACCGTTTTGATGAACGATAAACCCGTTCCTGCGTGTTTTATTCCTGTTTTTAAAGTTGAAGGAAAAAATATAATAACTTTGGAATATTTTAAAACAACTGAAGACTATAAAATAATTTCAACTGGTTTTGATCAGGCCGGTGTTGAAATGTGCGGATTTTGTGATGCAGGAAAAATATTTTTTACATATGCAATTTTGAATTCAAATATCGATATTGATGCTGCCGATGCAGAAAGCATTATAAGAAAATATTATTCGAGCACTATGTGCCGATGTACAAGTTTTGAAGATTTATTTTCGGCTATCGAAAAAATAGCTAAAAATCAACGGAGAAAATAG
- a CDS encoding FAD binding domain-containing protein — protein sequence MTELTKNSIVYRVRHMQEMQAILKNISNITPIAGATGFLNYQTDEIIDLPAHVLDLNFLPELKVISKTERYFEFGAAVTLNEILDLGKKNIPPSLYYSIEKIANNAIRSLATIGGNIATANPLAGTFLPMLALDAKLEIRTAEDIEWVPFAKYIDKTYAEKREEQYIISRIRIPNETWTKSFYTRLGSTGYIGSDTASFLFLILVQKNILSDMRLFFASDKLIRNKEFDNLLLGRDLPLSQADVPVIMQKARQIFTPEEFSSEFHLSCFFNLLEDNLYNLT from the coding sequence ATGACCGAATTAACAAAGAATAGTATTGTGTACAGGGTGCGCCATATGCAGGAAATGCAGGCTATCTTAAAGAACATTTCAAATATAACACCTATTGCCGGTGCAACGGGCTTTTTAAATTATCAAACCGATGAAATAATTGATTTACCTGCCCATGTATTGGATTTGAATTTTTTACCCGAATTAAAAGTTATTTCAAAAACCGAACGTTACTTTGAATTCGGTGCTGCCGTTACATTAAATGAAATTTTGGATTTGGGTAAAAAGAATATTCCGCCTTCTTTGTACTATTCTATCGAAAAAATAGCAAACAATGCTATCCGTTCTCTTGCAACTATCGGCGGCAATATTGCAACTGCAAATCCTCTTGCCGGAACTTTTTTACCTATGCTTGCTCTTGATGCAAAACTTGAAATCAGAACAGCAGAAGATATTGAGTGGGTTCCCTTTGCAAAATATATCGACAAGACTTATGCAGAAAAAAGAGAAGAGCAATATATTATCAGCCGTATTAGAATTCCGAATGAGACATGGACTAAAAGTTTTTATACCAGATTAGGTTCTACGGGATATATCGGCAGCGATACGGCGTCTTTTTTATTTTTAATTCTTGTTCAAAAAAATATATTGTCTGATATGAGGCTGTTTTTTGCTTCAGATAAACTTATACGGAATAAAGAATTCGATAACCTGCTTTTGGGAAGAGACCTTCCGCTTTCGCAGGCAGATGTTCCGGTAATTATGCAAAAAGCAAGGCAAATCTTTACCCCGGAAGAATTTTCTTCCGAGTTTCATCTTTCTTGTTTTTTTAATTTACTTGAAGATAATTTGTATAATCTTACATAA
- the holA gene encoding DNA polymerase III subunit delta: MKSPVWLFMGPEIGERNAAVDTVVKTISKQYGDIETHTAYAGDTGMGDIISLLQNASLFSSAKLIILKSAELIKKKEDIDLLTDWIQSVSKKDGISDSFLILISDETSVAKKISDSVLKTQQKIFWELFENKKQEWVRGFLFREGIEIEDEAVDELLELVENNTDALKTACSHLALYFQKGAHISQEDIEKLFAHNKEETPFSLFNALTLKDLEAALSISQKIILSKNSSPIQIIAGLSYCFRRLQDWHKIHRENEYLDDFSLKRFGFSGKTALSQYRRAAKLWNEVQCVKIIALLSETDLDLRSLGTSLQNIVMEMCLYEIVCKSGNKSEQYNPNYI; the protein is encoded by the coding sequence TTGAAAAGTCCTGTTTGGCTTTTTATGGGGCCTGAAATCGGCGAAAGAAATGCGGCAGTTGATACTGTCGTAAAAACTATTTCAAAGCAATACGGAGATATTGAAACACATACGGCTTATGCAGGAGACACAGGCATGGGCGATATAATTTCTCTATTACAAAATGCATCCCTTTTTTCGTCGGCAAAACTTATCATATTAAAATCTGCAGAACTTATCAAGAAAAAAGAAGACATAGACTTACTTACAGACTGGATTCAAAGTGTTTCAAAGAAAGACGGCATAAGCGATTCTTTTTTGATTTTAATTTCGGATGAAACTTCAGTCGCAAAAAAAATAAGTGACTCCGTTTTAAAAACACAACAAAAAATATTTTGGGAACTTTTTGAAAATAAAAAACAGGAATGGGTAAGAGGATTTTTATTTAGGGAAGGCATTGAAATAGAAGATGAAGCCGTAGACGAACTTTTGGAATTGGTCGAAAATAATACCGATGCTTTAAAAACAGCTTGTTCCCATTTAGCTCTATACTTTCAAAAGGGAGCCCATATTTCACAAGAAGACATCGAAAAACTTTTTGCTCACAATAAAGAAGAAACACCTTTCAGTCTTTTTAATGCTCTTACATTAAAAGATCTTGAAGCAGCTTTATCTATCAGTCAAAAAATAATACTTTCTAAAAATTCTTCTCCCATACAAATTATTGCAGGTTTAAGTTATTGTTTTAGACGATTACAGGACTGGCATAAAATACATAGGGAAAACGAATATTTGGATGATTTTAGTTTAAAACGTTTCGGCTTTTCGGGAAAGACAGCATTATCCCAATACAGAAGAGCCGCAAAACTTTGGAACGAAGTTCAGTGCGTAAAAATAATAGCTCTTTTGTCCGAAACTGATTTGGACTTACGCTCTTTAGGAACAAGCCTTCAAAATATAGTTATGGAAATGTGCCTGTACGAAATAGTTTGCAAATCAGGAAATAAAAGTGAACAGTATAATCCTAATTATATTTAA
- the trxB gene encoding thioredoxin-disulfide reductase, with protein MSEKYDLVIIGGGPGGMAAGIYAARSKLKTVILEEKPNQGGQCYITEEIENYPGFPESSGPALTEAFQKHAEKFGVEFKRARAEKIELVPNSPTRIVHGSDGVKYECLAVVVATGASARELGCKGEKEHWGKGVSYCATCDGAFFEECEIVVIGGGDSAVEEAMYLTKFADKVTIVHRRDELRAAKSIQDKAFANPKMAFKWNAVVEEVCGDGLVDSVILKDTKTGETSKFDTEGVFVFIGHNPQTTFIQGLVDLDENGYILTNGKMETNVPGIYGVGDVIQKESRQVVTAAADGALAGIWAGHYIDDIKAKMAMNK; from the coding sequence ATGTCAGAAAAATATGATTTGGTTATAATTGGTGGCGGTCCCGGCGGTATGGCCGCAGGAATTTATGCAGCCCGTTCAAAGTTAAAAACGGTTATTCTTGAAGAAAAACCCAATCAAGGCGGACAGTGCTATATCACTGAAGAAATCGAAAACTATCCCGGTTTCCCTGAATCTTCAGGACCTGCTCTGACCGAAGCCTTTCAAAAACATGCCGAAAAATTCGGTGTAGAATTCAAAAGAGCAAGAGCCGAAAAAATCGAGCTTGTTCCCAATTCACCTACACGCATCGTTCACGGAAGCGACGGCGTAAAATATGAATGCTTGGCTGTTGTTGTAGCAACCGGTGCAAGTGCCAGAGAGCTCGGCTGTAAGGGTGAAAAAGAACACTGGGGCAAGGGCGTTTCATACTGTGCAACATGTGACGGCGCCTTCTTTGAAGAATGCGAAATCGTAGTTATCGGCGGCGGAGACTCTGCTGTTGAAGAAGCTATGTACCTCACAAAATTTGCCGACAAGGTAACTATCGTTCACCGAAGAGATGAGCTTAGAGCTGCAAAATCCATTCAGGACAAGGCCTTTGCCAATCCCAAGATGGCCTTTAAATGGAATGCGGTTGTTGAAGAAGTTTGCGGTGACGGTCTTGTAGACAGCGTTATCTTAAAGGATACAAAGACAGGAGAAACCTCCAAATTCGATACTGAAGGTGTATTCGTATTTATCGGACACAATCCTCAGACGACCTTTATTCAGGGTTTGGTTGACCTTGATGAAAACGGCTACATCCTCACAAACGGAAAAATGGAAACAAATGTACCCGGCATTTACGGCGTAGGCGACGTTATCCAAAAAGAATCACGCCAGGTTGTTACAGCCGCCGCCGACGGTGCTCTTGCCGGTATTTGGGCAGGACACTATATCGACGATATCAAAGCCAAAATGGCTATGAACAAATAA
- a CDS encoding co-chaperone YbbN: MIELTKENFEQEVHQSKGVTFVDFWSDGCVPCKQLMPDVHAMAERHAGKAKFCSFNIDGARRVAMKEQVLGLPTMLIYVDGERKDSVTGSDLTIDQIEEMVKKYI, translated from the coding sequence ATGATTGAATTGACAAAAGAAAATTTTGAACAAGAAGTTCATCAGTCAAAGGGTGTAACCTTTGTAGATTTTTGGTCGGACGGATGCGTCCCTTGTAAACAATTAATGCCTGATGTTCATGCAATGGCAGAACGCCATGCAGGAAAGGCTAAGTTTTGCTCATTCAATATTGACGGTGCAAGACGCGTTGCCATGAAGGAGCAGGTTTTAGGTCTTCCTACAATGCTCATCTATGTTGACGGCGAGAGAAAAGACAGCGTTACCGGAAGCGACTTAACCATCGATCAAATCGAAGAGATGGTAAAAAAATACATCTAA
- the grdA gene encoding glycine/sarcosine/betaine reductase complex selenoprotein A, protein MVELKTKKVIIIGDRDGVPGEAIKLCAESAGAEVVYAATECFVUTSAGAMDLENQKRVKDLAEKYGPENVIVLLGGAEAESSGLACETVTVGDPTFAGPLAGVSLGLLCYHVAEPEIKSQIDPAVYEEQVSMMEMVMDVNAIIAEISEYRNKGCKFL, encoded by the coding sequence ATGGTTGAATTGAAAACCAAAAAAGTCATCATAATTGGTGACCGAGACGGCGTTCCCGGGGAGGCTATTAAGCTCTGTGCAGAATCGGCAGGTGCTGAGGTTGTATACGCTGCAACCGAATGCTTTGTCTGAACAAGCGCAGGAGCAATGGACTTGGAAAACCAAAAGCGAGTCAAAGATTTAGCTGAAAAATACGGTCCTGAGAACGTAATCGTTCTTTTGGGCGGTGCAGAAGCCGAATCTTCAGGTTTAGCCTGCGAAACTGTTACAGTAGGCGACCCGACTTTTGCAGGTCCGTTGGCTGGAGTCTCGTTGGGACTCTTGTGCTATCACGTGGCAGAACCGGAAATTAAGAGCCAAATAGACCCCGCGGTCTATGAAGAGCAGGTAAGCATGATGGAAATGGTTATGGACGTCAATGCTATTATCGCGGAAATTTCGGAATACCGAAATAAAGGCTGCAAATTCCTGTAA